In a genomic window of Oncorhynchus keta strain PuntledgeMale-10-30-2019 chromosome 28, Oket_V2, whole genome shotgun sequence:
- the LOC118360935 gene encoding NAD kinase-like isoform X1 yields METGEQVGVEAVPYCCSACDGGETPARGLACRTRKTRSLSTLSATACDYRCFRKNQSLHRTSPVTTFGPKACMLQNPHAIMHIQDPASQKLTWNKPPKSVLVIKKIQDASLLQPFKELCVFLTEKNMIVYVERKVLADPVIQADESFAAVIQKFCTFRDDLDDISNQVDFIICLGGDGTLLYASSLFQKSVPPVMSFHLGSLGFLTPFNFDMYQSQVTQIIEGNAAIILRSRLRVVKESREKNARVDKKGIIMTNGDSEGSRKAMQYQVLNEVVVDRGPFSYHSNVDLFLDGHLITTVQGDGVIVSTPTGSTAYAVAAGASMIHPNVPAIMITPICPHSLSFRPIVVPAGVELKIMLSRDSRNTAWVSFDGRKRQEICHGDKCVTFWPLSHRNLPPSKNTTKQKLINMEDSLMNSTQSSSNSRKHYHHYFLLPRSLHLFPGSRERLVQEPGTMFTLECEKEAELP; encoded by the exons ATGGAAACTGGAGAGCAGGTTGGAGTGGAGGCTGTCCCCTACTGCTGTTCTGCCTGCGATGGTGGGGAGACCCCCGCCCGTGGCCTGGCCTGCCGCACCAGAAAGACCCGCAGCCTGAGCACCTTGTCTGCCACTGCTTGCGACTACAG aTGTTTCAGGAAAAATCAGTCTCTACATAGAACAAGTCCTGTGACCACTTTTGGACCCAAAGCATGTATGCTGCAGAATCCACACGCAATCAT GCACATTCAGGACCCAGCCAGTCAGAAGCTGACGTGGAACAAGCCTCCCAAAAGTGTCCTTGTCATCAAGAAGATCCAGGATGCCAGTCTACTGCAGCCTTTCAAagagctctgtgtgtttctcacAGAG AAAAACATGATTGTTTACGTGGAGAGGAAGGTTCTGGCTGACCCAGTCATCCAGGCCGATGAGAGCTTTGCGGCCGTCATCCAGAAGTTCTGCACCTTCAGAGACG ATCTCGATGACATTTCCAATCAAGTGGACTTCATCATCTGTCTTGGTGGAGATGGGACCTTACTTTACGCATCATCACTCTTCCAG AAGAGTGTTCCACCTGTTATGTCCTTCCACCTGGGTTCTCTGGGCTTCCTCACGCCTTTCAACTTTGACATGTaccagtctcaggtcacccaaaTCATTGAGG GTAACGCCGCCATCATCCTGCGCAGTCGCCTGCGAGTGGTGAAGGAGAGCCGAGAGAAGAACGCCCGGGTGGACAAGAAGGGCATCATCATGACCAACGGAGACAGCGAGGGCAGCCGCAAAGCCATGCAGTACCAG GTGCTGAATGAGGTGGTGGTGGACAGAGGCCCGTTCTCCTACCATTCCAACGTGGACCTCTTCTTAGACGGACACCTCATCACCACGGTACAGGGAGACG GTGTGATCGTGTCGACTCCCACGGGCAGCACTGCGTACGCGGTAGCAGCCGGAGCCTCCATGATTCACCCCAACGTGCCGGCCATCATGATCACCCCCATCTGCCCCCACTCACTGTCCTTCAGACCCATAGTGGTGCCTGCTGGGGTGGAACTCAag ATCATGCTGTCACGTGACTCCAGGAATACAGCCTGGGTGTCATTCGATGGGAGGAAGAGACAAGAGATCTGCCATGGAGACAAGTGCGTGACCTTTTGGCCCCTCAGTCATCGCAACCTCCCCCCTAGTAAAAATACCACGAAACAAAAGCTGATAAACATGGAAGATAGCCTGATGAACTCAACCCAAAGCTCATCTAACTCCCGCAAG cATTACCATCACTACTTCCTGCTTCCCCGTTCCCTCCATCTGTTTCCAGGATCCCGTGAACGACTGGTTCAAGAGCCTGGCACAATGTTTACACTGGAATGTGAGAAAGAAGCAGAACTACCTTAG
- the LOC118360935 gene encoding NAD kinase-like isoform X2 encodes METGEQVGVEAVPYCCSACDGGETPARGLACRTRKTRSLSTLSATACDYRCFRKNQSLHRTSPVTTFGPKACMLQNPHAIMHIQDPASQKLTWNKPPKSVLVIKKIQDASLLQPFKELCVFLTEKNMIVYVERKVLADPVIQADESFAAVIQKFCTFRDDLDDISNQVDFIICLGGDGTLLYASSLFQSVPPVMSFHLGSLGFLTPFNFDMYQSQVTQIIEGNAAIILRSRLRVVKESREKNARVDKKGIIMTNGDSEGSRKAMQYQVLNEVVVDRGPFSYHSNVDLFLDGHLITTVQGDGVIVSTPTGSTAYAVAAGASMIHPNVPAIMITPICPHSLSFRPIVVPAGVELKIMLSRDSRNTAWVSFDGRKRQEICHGDKCVTFWPLSHRNLPPSKNTTKQKLINMEDSLMNSTQSSSNSRKHYHHYFLLPRSLHLFPGSRERLVQEPGTMFTLECEKEAELP; translated from the exons ATGGAAACTGGAGAGCAGGTTGGAGTGGAGGCTGTCCCCTACTGCTGTTCTGCCTGCGATGGTGGGGAGACCCCCGCCCGTGGCCTGGCCTGCCGCACCAGAAAGACCCGCAGCCTGAGCACCTTGTCTGCCACTGCTTGCGACTACAG aTGTTTCAGGAAAAATCAGTCTCTACATAGAACAAGTCCTGTGACCACTTTTGGACCCAAAGCATGTATGCTGCAGAATCCACACGCAATCAT GCACATTCAGGACCCAGCCAGTCAGAAGCTGACGTGGAACAAGCCTCCCAAAAGTGTCCTTGTCATCAAGAAGATCCAGGATGCCAGTCTACTGCAGCCTTTCAAagagctctgtgtgtttctcacAGAG AAAAACATGATTGTTTACGTGGAGAGGAAGGTTCTGGCTGACCCAGTCATCCAGGCCGATGAGAGCTTTGCGGCCGTCATCCAGAAGTTCTGCACCTTCAGAGACG ATCTCGATGACATTTCCAATCAAGTGGACTTCATCATCTGTCTTGGTGGAGATGGGACCTTACTTTACGCATCATCACTCTTCCAG AGTGTTCCACCTGTTATGTCCTTCCACCTGGGTTCTCTGGGCTTCCTCACGCCTTTCAACTTTGACATGTaccagtctcaggtcacccaaaTCATTGAGG GTAACGCCGCCATCATCCTGCGCAGTCGCCTGCGAGTGGTGAAGGAGAGCCGAGAGAAGAACGCCCGGGTGGACAAGAAGGGCATCATCATGACCAACGGAGACAGCGAGGGCAGCCGCAAAGCCATGCAGTACCAG GTGCTGAATGAGGTGGTGGTGGACAGAGGCCCGTTCTCCTACCATTCCAACGTGGACCTCTTCTTAGACGGACACCTCATCACCACGGTACAGGGAGACG GTGTGATCGTGTCGACTCCCACGGGCAGCACTGCGTACGCGGTAGCAGCCGGAGCCTCCATGATTCACCCCAACGTGCCGGCCATCATGATCACCCCCATCTGCCCCCACTCACTGTCCTTCAGACCCATAGTGGTGCCTGCTGGGGTGGAACTCAag ATCATGCTGTCACGTGACTCCAGGAATACAGCCTGGGTGTCATTCGATGGGAGGAAGAGACAAGAGATCTGCCATGGAGACAAGTGCGTGACCTTTTGGCCCCTCAGTCATCGCAACCTCCCCCCTAGTAAAAATACCACGAAACAAAAGCTGATAAACATGGAAGATAGCCTGATGAACTCAACCCAAAGCTCATCTAACTCCCGCAAG cATTACCATCACTACTTCCTGCTTCCCCGTTCCCTCCATCTGTTTCCAGGATCCCGTGAACGACTGGTTCAAGAGCCTGGCACAATGTTTACACTGGAATGTGAGAAAGAAGCAGAACTACCTTAG
- the LOC118360935 gene encoding NAD kinase-like isoform X3 codes for METGEQVGVEAVPYCCSACDGGETPARGLACRTRKTRSLSTLSATACDYRCFRKNQSLHRTSPVTTFGPKACMLQNPHAIMHIQDPASQKLTWNKPPKSVLVIKKIQDASLLQPFKELCVFLTEKNMIVYVERKVLADPVIQADESFAAVIQKFCTFRDDLDDISNQVDFIICLGGDGTLLYASSLFQKSVPPVMSFHLGSLGFLTPFNFDMYQSQVTQIIEGNAAIILRSRLRVVKESREKNARVDKKGIIMTNGDSEGSRKAMQYQVLNEVVVDRGPFSYHSNVDLFLDGHLITTVQGDGVIVSTPTGSTAYAVAAGASMIHPNVPAIMITPICPHSLSFRPIVVPAGVELKIMLSRDSRNTAWVSFDGRKRQEICHGDNITITTSCFPVPSICFQDPVNDWFKSLAQCLHWNVRKKQNYLSSKEDVF; via the exons ATGGAAACTGGAGAGCAGGTTGGAGTGGAGGCTGTCCCCTACTGCTGTTCTGCCTGCGATGGTGGGGAGACCCCCGCCCGTGGCCTGGCCTGCCGCACCAGAAAGACCCGCAGCCTGAGCACCTTGTCTGCCACTGCTTGCGACTACAG aTGTTTCAGGAAAAATCAGTCTCTACATAGAACAAGTCCTGTGACCACTTTTGGACCCAAAGCATGTATGCTGCAGAATCCACACGCAATCAT GCACATTCAGGACCCAGCCAGTCAGAAGCTGACGTGGAACAAGCCTCCCAAAAGTGTCCTTGTCATCAAGAAGATCCAGGATGCCAGTCTACTGCAGCCTTTCAAagagctctgtgtgtttctcacAGAG AAAAACATGATTGTTTACGTGGAGAGGAAGGTTCTGGCTGACCCAGTCATCCAGGCCGATGAGAGCTTTGCGGCCGTCATCCAGAAGTTCTGCACCTTCAGAGACG ATCTCGATGACATTTCCAATCAAGTGGACTTCATCATCTGTCTTGGTGGAGATGGGACCTTACTTTACGCATCATCACTCTTCCAG AAGAGTGTTCCACCTGTTATGTCCTTCCACCTGGGTTCTCTGGGCTTCCTCACGCCTTTCAACTTTGACATGTaccagtctcaggtcacccaaaTCATTGAGG GTAACGCCGCCATCATCCTGCGCAGTCGCCTGCGAGTGGTGAAGGAGAGCCGAGAGAAGAACGCCCGGGTGGACAAGAAGGGCATCATCATGACCAACGGAGACAGCGAGGGCAGCCGCAAAGCCATGCAGTACCAG GTGCTGAATGAGGTGGTGGTGGACAGAGGCCCGTTCTCCTACCATTCCAACGTGGACCTCTTCTTAGACGGACACCTCATCACCACGGTACAGGGAGACG GTGTGATCGTGTCGACTCCCACGGGCAGCACTGCGTACGCGGTAGCAGCCGGAGCCTCCATGATTCACCCCAACGTGCCGGCCATCATGATCACCCCCATCTGCCCCCACTCACTGTCCTTCAGACCCATAGTGGTGCCTGCTGGGGTGGAACTCAag ATCATGCTGTCACGTGACTCCAGGAATACAGCCTGGGTGTCATTCGATGGGAGGAAGAGACAAGAGATCTGCCATGGAGACAA cATTACCATCACTACTTCCTGCTTCCCCGTTCCCTCCATCTGTTTCCAGGATCCCGTGAACGACTGGTTCAAGAGCCTGGCACAATGTTTACACTGGAATGTGAGAAAGAAGCAGAACTACCTTAGCTCCAAGGAGGACGTGTTCTGA
- the LOC118360935 gene encoding NAD kinase-like isoform X5 — MLQNPHAIMHIQDPASQKLTWNKPPKSVLVIKKIQDASLLQPFKELCVFLTEKNMIVYVERKVLADPVIQADESFAAVIQKFCTFRDDLDDISNQVDFIICLGGDGTLLYASSLFQKSVPPVMSFHLGSLGFLTPFNFDMYQSQVTQIIEGNAAIILRSRLRVVKESREKNARVDKKGIIMTNGDSEGSRKAMQYQVLNEVVVDRGPFSYHSNVDLFLDGHLITTVQGDGVIVSTPTGSTAYAVAAGASMIHPNVPAIMITPICPHSLSFRPIVVPAGVELKIMLSRDSRNTAWVSFDGRKRQEICHGDKCVTFWPLSHRNLPPSKNTTKQKLINMEDSLMNSTQSSSNSRKHYHHYFLLPRSLHLFPGSRERLVQEPGTMFTLECEKEAELP, encoded by the exons ATGCTGCAGAATCCACACGCAATCAT GCACATTCAGGACCCAGCCAGTCAGAAGCTGACGTGGAACAAGCCTCCCAAAAGTGTCCTTGTCATCAAGAAGATCCAGGATGCCAGTCTACTGCAGCCTTTCAAagagctctgtgtgtttctcacAGAG AAAAACATGATTGTTTACGTGGAGAGGAAGGTTCTGGCTGACCCAGTCATCCAGGCCGATGAGAGCTTTGCGGCCGTCATCCAGAAGTTCTGCACCTTCAGAGACG ATCTCGATGACATTTCCAATCAAGTGGACTTCATCATCTGTCTTGGTGGAGATGGGACCTTACTTTACGCATCATCACTCTTCCAG AAGAGTGTTCCACCTGTTATGTCCTTCCACCTGGGTTCTCTGGGCTTCCTCACGCCTTTCAACTTTGACATGTaccagtctcaggtcacccaaaTCATTGAGG GTAACGCCGCCATCATCCTGCGCAGTCGCCTGCGAGTGGTGAAGGAGAGCCGAGAGAAGAACGCCCGGGTGGACAAGAAGGGCATCATCATGACCAACGGAGACAGCGAGGGCAGCCGCAAAGCCATGCAGTACCAG GTGCTGAATGAGGTGGTGGTGGACAGAGGCCCGTTCTCCTACCATTCCAACGTGGACCTCTTCTTAGACGGACACCTCATCACCACGGTACAGGGAGACG GTGTGATCGTGTCGACTCCCACGGGCAGCACTGCGTACGCGGTAGCAGCCGGAGCCTCCATGATTCACCCCAACGTGCCGGCCATCATGATCACCCCCATCTGCCCCCACTCACTGTCCTTCAGACCCATAGTGGTGCCTGCTGGGGTGGAACTCAag ATCATGCTGTCACGTGACTCCAGGAATACAGCCTGGGTGTCATTCGATGGGAGGAAGAGACAAGAGATCTGCCATGGAGACAAGTGCGTGACCTTTTGGCCCCTCAGTCATCGCAACCTCCCCCCTAGTAAAAATACCACGAAACAAAAGCTGATAAACATGGAAGATAGCCTGATGAACTCAACCCAAAGCTCATCTAACTCCCGCAAG cATTACCATCACTACTTCCTGCTTCCCCGTTCCCTCCATCTGTTTCCAGGATCCCGTGAACGACTGGTTCAAGAGCCTGGCACAATGTTTACACTGGAATGTGAGAAAGAAGCAGAACTACCTTAG
- the LOC118360935 gene encoding NAD kinase-like isoform X6 gives MNRHIQDPASQKLTWNKPPKSVLVIKKIQDASLLQPFKELCVFLTEKNMIVYVERKVLADPVIQADESFAAVIQKFCTFRDDLDDISNQVDFIICLGGDGTLLYASSLFQKSVPPVMSFHLGSLGFLTPFNFDMYQSQVTQIIEGNAAIILRSRLRVVKESREKNARVDKKGIIMTNGDSEGSRKAMQYQVLNEVVVDRGPFSYHSNVDLFLDGHLITTVQGDGVIVSTPTGSTAYAVAAGASMIHPNVPAIMITPICPHSLSFRPIVVPAGVELKIMLSRDSRNTAWVSFDGRKRQEICHGDKCVTFWPLSHRNLPPSKNTTKQKLINMEDSLMNSTQSSSNSRKHYHHYFLLPRSLHLFPGSRERLVQEPGTMFTLECEKEAELP, from the exons ATGAACAG GCACATTCAGGACCCAGCCAGTCAGAAGCTGACGTGGAACAAGCCTCCCAAAAGTGTCCTTGTCATCAAGAAGATCCAGGATGCCAGTCTACTGCAGCCTTTCAAagagctctgtgtgtttctcacAGAG AAAAACATGATTGTTTACGTGGAGAGGAAGGTTCTGGCTGACCCAGTCATCCAGGCCGATGAGAGCTTTGCGGCCGTCATCCAGAAGTTCTGCACCTTCAGAGACG ATCTCGATGACATTTCCAATCAAGTGGACTTCATCATCTGTCTTGGTGGAGATGGGACCTTACTTTACGCATCATCACTCTTCCAG AAGAGTGTTCCACCTGTTATGTCCTTCCACCTGGGTTCTCTGGGCTTCCTCACGCCTTTCAACTTTGACATGTaccagtctcaggtcacccaaaTCATTGAGG GTAACGCCGCCATCATCCTGCGCAGTCGCCTGCGAGTGGTGAAGGAGAGCCGAGAGAAGAACGCCCGGGTGGACAAGAAGGGCATCATCATGACCAACGGAGACAGCGAGGGCAGCCGCAAAGCCATGCAGTACCAG GTGCTGAATGAGGTGGTGGTGGACAGAGGCCCGTTCTCCTACCATTCCAACGTGGACCTCTTCTTAGACGGACACCTCATCACCACGGTACAGGGAGACG GTGTGATCGTGTCGACTCCCACGGGCAGCACTGCGTACGCGGTAGCAGCCGGAGCCTCCATGATTCACCCCAACGTGCCGGCCATCATGATCACCCCCATCTGCCCCCACTCACTGTCCTTCAGACCCATAGTGGTGCCTGCTGGGGTGGAACTCAag ATCATGCTGTCACGTGACTCCAGGAATACAGCCTGGGTGTCATTCGATGGGAGGAAGAGACAAGAGATCTGCCATGGAGACAAGTGCGTGACCTTTTGGCCCCTCAGTCATCGCAACCTCCCCCCTAGTAAAAATACCACGAAACAAAAGCTGATAAACATGGAAGATAGCCTGATGAACTCAACCCAAAGCTCATCTAACTCCCGCAAG cATTACCATCACTACTTCCTGCTTCCCCGTTCCCTCCATCTGTTTCCAGGATCCCGTGAACGACTGGTTCAAGAGCCTGGCACAATGTTTACACTGGAATGTGAGAAAGAAGCAGAACTACCTTAG
- the LOC118360935 gene encoding NAD kinase-like isoform X4: MQTAMKFNQCVQPQAPENSDNKVWKWHIQDPASQKLTWNKPPKSVLVIKKIQDASLLQPFKELCVFLTEKNMIVYVERKVLADPVIQADESFAAVIQKFCTFRDDLDDISNQVDFIICLGGDGTLLYASSLFQKSVPPVMSFHLGSLGFLTPFNFDMYQSQVTQIIEGNAAIILRSRLRVVKESREKNARVDKKGIIMTNGDSEGSRKAMQYQVLNEVVVDRGPFSYHSNVDLFLDGHLITTVQGDGVIVSTPTGSTAYAVAAGASMIHPNVPAIMITPICPHSLSFRPIVVPAGVELKIMLSRDSRNTAWVSFDGRKRQEICHGDKCVTFWPLSHRNLPPSKNTTKQKLINMEDSLMNSTQSSSNSRKHYHHYFLLPRSLHLFPGSRERLVQEPGTMFTLECEKEAELP; the protein is encoded by the exons ATGCAGACAGCCATGaaattcaaccagtgtgtgcaaCCGCAAGCTCCGGAGAACAGCGACAACAAAGTGTGGAAATG GCACATTCAGGACCCAGCCAGTCAGAAGCTGACGTGGAACAAGCCTCCCAAAAGTGTCCTTGTCATCAAGAAGATCCAGGATGCCAGTCTACTGCAGCCTTTCAAagagctctgtgtgtttctcacAGAG AAAAACATGATTGTTTACGTGGAGAGGAAGGTTCTGGCTGACCCAGTCATCCAGGCCGATGAGAGCTTTGCGGCCGTCATCCAGAAGTTCTGCACCTTCAGAGACG ATCTCGATGACATTTCCAATCAAGTGGACTTCATCATCTGTCTTGGTGGAGATGGGACCTTACTTTACGCATCATCACTCTTCCAG AAGAGTGTTCCACCTGTTATGTCCTTCCACCTGGGTTCTCTGGGCTTCCTCACGCCTTTCAACTTTGACATGTaccagtctcaggtcacccaaaTCATTGAGG GTAACGCCGCCATCATCCTGCGCAGTCGCCTGCGAGTGGTGAAGGAGAGCCGAGAGAAGAACGCCCGGGTGGACAAGAAGGGCATCATCATGACCAACGGAGACAGCGAGGGCAGCCGCAAAGCCATGCAGTACCAG GTGCTGAATGAGGTGGTGGTGGACAGAGGCCCGTTCTCCTACCATTCCAACGTGGACCTCTTCTTAGACGGACACCTCATCACCACGGTACAGGGAGACG GTGTGATCGTGTCGACTCCCACGGGCAGCACTGCGTACGCGGTAGCAGCCGGAGCCTCCATGATTCACCCCAACGTGCCGGCCATCATGATCACCCCCATCTGCCCCCACTCACTGTCCTTCAGACCCATAGTGGTGCCTGCTGGGGTGGAACTCAag ATCATGCTGTCACGTGACTCCAGGAATACAGCCTGGGTGTCATTCGATGGGAGGAAGAGACAAGAGATCTGCCATGGAGACAAGTGCGTGACCTTTTGGCCCCTCAGTCATCGCAACCTCCCCCCTAGTAAAAATACCACGAAACAAAAGCTGATAAACATGGAAGATAGCCTGATGAACTCAACCCAAAGCTCATCTAACTCCCGCAAG cATTACCATCACTACTTCCTGCTTCCCCGTTCCCTCCATCTGTTTCCAGGATCCCGTGAACGACTGGTTCAAGAGCCTGGCACAATGTTTACACTGGAATGTGAGAAAGAAGCAGAACTACCTTAG